ATGACCTGCAGTTCGTCCAAGACAAAGCGAGGGACGATGAGGTTGTTCTCCAGGAAGCCTGATTCCATGAGGGCTGGCAGGCGGCCATCGGTGATGACATCGCCATCGATCAAGAGTGGGCGTCCGGCGCGATCTTCCTGGCGGAAGCGTACGTAGGGAATAATGAAGGCGAAATCGTCTTGGTTACTGCGTAGGGCGAGTACCGTTCCGATGAAGCCAAGAGTCGCGTAGAGGGTGACGTTAAAGGTCAGGATGAAGTCATCCGGGCGTTTGACCAACTCGTCGAAAGTGGAGGCAAAGAGGTTGGCGATTTTGACCGTGGTCAGCAACCACGCGCAAAAGAGACCAATGACGAGGCCGAAGGTCGCGGTGGAGAAGCCACGAAGGGTGAATTGCTTCATCAGGCTCTCTACCATGATGAAGAAGGCACCCACGGAGAGACCGATGATGATGCCGATCCACATGAGCTCCGGGCCGAAGCTTTGCAGGGCAATGGCCGTACCCGCCAGCTCGCATACCAAAAGGTAGAGCATGCGGGTGACGTTGACTGATGTCTTGTTAGGTAGTCTAGCCATTGTGCCTGTAGAACGAACGTACTAACATTGTATTAGTAGAATGAGAAGGCAAGTATGAACAGATGTTTATGGTTAAAATTGCTGCCGTCCTATCGTCAGCGAGTTAGGGGGCGAACTGCCAAATAAAAATATTTTGTTATTTTCGCTTTTGTCTGGATGTGGGCAAATTGGCGGCATGTCTGCGAACAAACTGATTGGCATGGTTGCCATGACTTCAAACCGGGTGATTGGTAAAGGGAATGATCTCCCTTGGCATCTCCCAGAGGATTTGAAGCTCTTTAAGAAGACCACCAGCGGTCATCCCATTGTGATGGGGCGCAAGACTTATGATTCTATCGGCAGACCCCTGCCGAACAGGCAGAACATCGTGATTACCCGGGACAAGGGTTGGAGTGCCGAGGGAGTCGAGGTGATTCATGCGCCGGAGGATATTCACCAGCTCGAGCTGATGGCTTCAGAGGTGTACATCATCGGTGGCGCTCAGATCTATGAGGCCTTTTTGCCGCACTTGTCCGAGCTCTTGGTCTCCCGTGTCTTTGAAGACTATGAGGGAGATACCTATTTCCCGGAGTTCGAAGGCTACTTTGTGGGCTACGACATCGAGCAGGTCTTTGAGGCGTTTGAACTGCGCCGCTATTATAAAGAGTAAGAAATAAGTACGACCATGGAGTCTTTGGATAGTCAACTGATCGATGCATATCGCGAGCACACGAGGGGTGGCCCAGCACGCAGCTGTGCTGATCGAGTCATGGCGGAGATAGAGGCTAGTACAGATATGCCCTTGTCTATAACCAAGGGGCTTATGGTGGTAGCCTTAGTGACGGTAGGTCTCTCATTCATGGTTGTTTCTCGTTATGCAGAAAAGTCGCCCGGAGGCCAGATGCCCTCTTTTCAGGCAGGAGGTGAGCCCATGATTTTTAGTCAGCCGGCAGAATGATGAGAAAGCCGAGATTTATCATTCTCGTGGCACTGGTTGCTTTTATAGCTGGTGCCTTAGGTTGTTGGTTTGCGCTTCATTGGCATGCGAGAAGTGAGCATGGACATGGTGCAGGTGGTGAGAACTTCCATGCTTGGATCCACGAGAACCTTGAACTCAGTGAGCAGCAGGAGAAGGAGATGCATGCGTCTGAGGCTGCTTTTCATAAGAAGGAGGCCCAGCTGCTGAAGGAGCAGGGAGAGGCTAAGGCCGCTTTGGCCCATGCTGTGTGGGAGCATGGCAAAGGGAGTCCGGAGCTAGAAACGGCGATCCAGAGGGTGAATCATATCCAGGGGGAGATGCAGCGGGCTTCATTGGATCATTTCTTTGAGATGAAAGAGTACCTGGAGCCCGAGCAAGCGGAGAAGATGCTCCAGTGGTTACACGATGGAATACAGCATGAGCATGAACAGCCACATCATTGATTTTCCCGGTGGAGTGTACTCACCTGGCCTGAGAAGGGAAGATGAGGAGGGGGCACTACTCAGTAAGGCACGGGAACAACAGTGTATTCAGTATGCACAACAAGGGCATGAACCGTCATTCCGGCTGCTGATGGAAATGCATGAGGAGCGGGTCTATCAACTTTGTCGGCGGCTGCTTGGTTGTCCCGATGATGCGATGGAGGCCTGCCAAGACGTCTTTGTAAAAGCCTATCGTGCTCTGCCGGACTTTGATGGGAAGTCGAGCTTGTCGACCTGGCTCTATCGTATCGCCGTGAACCATTGCCGGGATGACTGGAAGAGTGCCGGGAGGCGGTTCCGGCAGAAGTGTTTGGCGTTTCTGATATCTCATGGGGGAAAGGAAGAGACCCAAGGGGCACGGCTGGACAGCAGAGATGATTTGAGGCTGCTGGAGGAGGGGATGCAAAGCTTGCCTTCAAAGTATCGGGCTGTCCTAATATTAACCAGTGTGGAAGGGATGAGTCACGAAGAGTGCGCTGAGTGCCTGGGGTGCTCGGTCAAGGCGGTTGAGGGGAGGCTCTATCGTGCACGCAAGCGCCTAGAGGTATGGTGGCAAAGTCAGCCATGAGGCGGGTTTCGGAAATTGAGCAGTTTTTTCGTGGGGCGTTTGCTGCAATGTCGTCTAAGGCAGTATGCAGGAAACTAAAAACTTATCACATCTGGCAACAGGCGCTTTTGCCGCAGCGGGGATTTTGGGTTGCGGGATGGGCTATGCAGATGAACAGGTGGAGACTCTGGCTCCATCAGTGGTCTACAGTAAGTCGGACTACCTAATAGGAGAAGTTGATGCAGCAAGCTCTGGTGTGGCAGGGCGTGATGAACTGAGTCGTCGCCCCATATTGAGGCGGGGAGAGCTCTTGGAGGTGGTGCCAGGTATGATTGTTACCCAGCACGCAGGCGGGGGGAAGGCGAACCAGTATTTCGTGAGAGGTTTTAATTTGGACCATGGTACGGACTTTCACGTCGGGCTTGATGGAATGCCTGCCAACTACCGGACTCACGGTCATGGACAAGGCTACGCGGATATCAATTTCATCGTTCCAGAATTTGTCGAAAGACTGGACTACGGCAAAGGCCCGTTTGATACGAGGTTTGGTGATCTCTCTACGGCTGGTCATGCTGAGTATCAGCTCTACGATGTACTGCCAGAGGGGATGCTCTCACTAAGCTACGGCTCCTATGACTACTATCGCTTCCTCTATGGTGATAGTTGGGCCTTGGGTCGAGGGCATCTTTCGTTTGGTATGGAGTACAGCCATGAGAACGGACCATGGAAGAAAGGTGATGATTTTGACCGTTACAATATTTTTGCCCGCTACCATGTAGGGGATGCAGACAATTATTG
The sequence above is drawn from the Rubritalea squalenifaciens DSM 18772 genome and encodes:
- a CDS encoding RNA polymerase sigma factor; amino-acid sequence: MNSHIIDFPGGVYSPGLRREDEEGALLSKAREQQCIQYAQQGHEPSFRLLMEMHEERVYQLCRRLLGCPDDAMEACQDVFVKAYRALPDFDGKSSLSTWLYRIAVNHCRDDWKSAGRRFRQKCLAFLISHGGKEETQGARLDSRDDLRLLEEGMQSLPSKYRAVLILTSVEGMSHEECAECLGCSVKAVEGRLYRARKRLEVWWQSQP
- a CDS encoding dihydrofolate reductase, whose translation is MSANKLIGMVAMTSNRVIGKGNDLPWHLPEDLKLFKKTTSGHPIVMGRKTYDSIGRPLPNRQNIVITRDKGWSAEGVEVIHAPEDIHQLELMASEVYIIGGAQIYEAFLPHLSELLVSRVFEDYEGDTYFPEFEGYFVGYDIEQVFEAFELRRYYKE
- a CDS encoding periplasmic heavy metal sensor; amino-acid sequence: MMRKPRFIILVALVAFIAGALGCWFALHWHARSEHGHGAGGENFHAWIHENLELSEQQEKEMHASEAAFHKKEAQLLKEQGEAKAALAHAVWEHGKGSPELETAIQRVNHIQGEMQRASLDHFFEMKEYLEPEQAEKMLQWLHDGIQHEHEQPHH
- a CDS encoding PIN/TRAM domain-containing protein, with protein sequence MARLPNKTSVNVTRMLYLLVCELAGTAIALQSFGPELMWIGIIIGLSVGAFFIMVESLMKQFTLRGFSTATFGLVIGLFCAWLLTTVKIANLFASTFDELVKRPDDFILTFNVTLYATLGFIGTVLALRSNQDDFAFIIPYVRFRQEDRAGRPLLIDGDVITDGRLPALMESGFLENNLIVPRFVLDELQVMSNSPSPGRRQRGQRGLDCLEELQSDKHIRITIHDSESKNSEETHDSLLMQISRLLNAKLLTTDENLTKVARLQNIDVLNINDLNEALKPKVSVGAQLRLAIVRTGKEEHQGVGYLPDGTMIVVNNAISKMGTTQDVTVISTLNTSAGVMVFAELNENL